A genomic region of Coriobacteriaceae bacterium contains the following coding sequences:
- a CDS encoding FKBP-type peptidyl-prolyl cis-trans isomerase yields the protein MEENRVGKVAYIRYEGGILGERHVDKHLDEPLAVRIGAGRVVKGIDDALRTMEVGESATLIIPPEEGYGDADPKQIKWYPRSIIPHGYEIKKDTMIMWESADGLAKRPAMVVDATEDTVKIDMNHPYAGKTLEYWVELVDLQ from the coding sequence ATGGAAGAGAACCGAGTCGGCAAGGTTGCCTATATTCGCTATGAGGGGGGCATCCTCGGCGAGCGCCACGTCGACAAGCACCTGGATGAGCCGCTTGCCGTGCGCATTGGTGCGGGCCGCGTGGTCAAGGGCATCGATGACGCCCTTCGCACGATGGAGGTCGGCGAGAGCGCCACTCTCATCATCCCTCCCGAAGAAGGCTATGGAGATGCCGACCCCAAGCAAATCAAGTGGTATCCCCGCTCAATCATTCCGCATGGATACGAAATCAAGAAAGACACGATGATCATGTGGGAGAGCGCCGATGGACTGGCCAAACGTCCCGCCATGGTGGTGGACGCGACCGAGGATACGGTGAAGATTGACATGAATCATCCCTACGCGGGCAAGACGCTCGAGTACTGGGTCGAGCTTGTCGACCTTCAATAG